The DNA sequence GCACTTCAAAAGACTATCCGGCTTTGCTCAAGGATGCAGCACTCATCACAAATGGGGACGGCTATATAATCGCCTCAACAAACAATGCTAGCTTTGGTATGGACAAGTTCAAGAAGTTCATAGCAGAAGGGATGAAGTCTGCCAATTTTAATTATAAAATATGTGAGACATTCAGTCTGCCGGATGATTTTACAGTCAATCGGAATTTCCGTGAAGGGAATTATTTGAAGGTAGTTGTATTACAGAAATTGAGCTAAAGCAAAAAAGCTGTATCTTCTCCAAGTGACGGAGAAGGTACAGCTTTTTTAGTCTAAATCTGATACTTGCAGGCCTTCTGTATCGATACGAAGAGCTGCAATTTCGTAATCTGGCAATAATGATTGCATTCTGCGAGCAATCTCTTCACCTTTACCGGACGGTGCGAAGGAAATCGTTGTTGGTCCAGCACCACTAATAACTGTTGCGTATGCACCGAGTTCACGAGCTTCAGGCTTAATCTCATCATAACGTGGAATGAGTCTAGCGCGGTATGTTTCGTGGAAGAGGTCACGTTCCATCATACGCCCTGCAAGATTGTAATCACCTTTCATGAAAGCGGCGATCATCATGCTGCTGATTGCACTCGCTCTTGTTGCTACCGCACGAGGGTAGGCATCAGGCAATACTCTGCGTGCATCTTCAGTTTTTAGCTCGAAATCAGGAATGTAGACAATCAGATCCACATCCAGCTCAGGAAGGATCAAGTAGTCCAGTTCTTGCTCAAACTGGACGGCTGTAATGAAGCCACCAAATAGAGCTGGTGCTACGTTATCTGGATGTCCTTCGATCTGTACGGCGTGTCGCAGTTTTTGCTCAGCAGTAAGATCTAGTTCTGCAAGTCTGTTCGCTAGCTCAATTCCAGCTATGATAGCGGAAGCGCTACTACCCATACCGCGTGCGAGCGGTATTTCTGTATCTACAGAAATACTTGCCGAAGACAATTCTTTACCGTGTTTCGCAGCAATTTTGCTTGCGATTTTAAAAATGAAATGTTCTTCGTGGTTTGGAACTTCAGGAAGGAGAGGGGAGCGGTGCTTGAACTCCCAGTCCTCTCCTGGTGTCACAGTAAGCGTCAAATAACGTTCAAGCGCGATGCCGACTGAATCAAAGCCAGGACCGATATTGGCTGAGCTTGCCGGCACTTTAATCATGAAGGGCTTCATGGTCTTGCCGCCGTTACAGCTTTCTCGATATAGTCAGAAATGATTTTTTCGTCATTTGGCAAAGAGACAGGATCGACTTTCAGGTGATTGACAGCTGTCTCAGGGTCTTTCAGCCCGTTTCCTGTAAGAACGGCAACTACTTTGCTGCCTTTCGCAATTGTGCCTTCTTTGACTTGCTGGATAACACCTGCAATGGAAGCGCAAGAGCCTGGTTCAGCAAAGATGCCTTCTCTTGCTGGCAGGAGCTTGTGCGCGGCAAGGATTTCATCGTCAGAAACTGAGCCGATGCGGCCGTTTGATTCATCACGTGCTGCAACTGCAAGCTTCCAGCTGGCAGGATTTCCGATACGGATTGCAGTTGCCACTGTTTCCGGCTCTGCAATAATTCTATCCTGAACAATTGCTGCTGCGCCTTCTGCTTCGAAACCGAACATTTTTGGCAGACCTGTTTGCTTAGCGTCGTTGAACTCCTTGAAGCCTTTCCAGTACGCGCTGATGTTTCCGGCGTTTCCGACTGGAATGCAGAGATAATCTGGTGCCTTACCGCCAAGTTGTTCAATGATTTCGAAGGCGGCTGTTTTTTGCCCTTCCAAGCGGTAAGGGTTCACTGAGTTTACAAGAGTAATTGGAAGCTTTTCACTTACGTTCTTAACGATGCGGAGAGCATCGTCGAAGTTGCCATCAATTTCAACAATTTCAGCACCGAGCATAATTGCTTGTGCCAATTTGCCGAGTGCGACTTTCCCTTTTGGAATGACGATGATTGCATTCATGCCTGCTTTTGCTGCATATGCTGCGGCTGCGGCTGACGTATTACCAGTAGATGCACAAATGACAGTTGAACTGCCGTCTTCCTTTGCTTTGGCTACTGCCATGACCATGCCGCGGTCTTTAAAGGAACCTGTTGGGTTGGCCCCTTCGACTTTTCCGTATAATTCAATGCCCAGTTCTTCAGAAAGATGCGGGAAGTGAATGAGCGGCGTATTGCCCTCATGAAGTGTCAATCTAGGTGTCTTGCTGGTTACAGGCAGATATTCTTCAAAGTGATTGATCAGACCAGTCCAGTTCATTGGGCAATCTCTCCTTCTACGCGGTAGTAGCTTTTTACAGTTTCAACGACATTCAAGTTCTCAAGTTCGCCAAGCGCCTTCTGGAATTTATCTAGAGAAGTCTTGTGTGTAACAAGAATGATCTCTGCAAGTTCCTGCTGCTGTTTGCGAGGTGTTTGCAAAATCTTCTCGAAGCTAATACCAATTTCATTGAATAGCTGGGAAATATTTGCGAATGCACCAACTTCGTCTTTCACATGAAGACGAACATAATATTGGCTGTAGCTATGAGTAGGCGGTGTAAGTTGCTTCTTGAAGCGCGGCTTGATGAAACGACGGCCGTTTACACCTAGGCGCATGTTCTTTATAACAGCAACTACGTCTGACATTACAGCAGTAGCGGTTGGCAGGCTGCCGGCGCCAGGACCATAAAACATTGTTTCACCGACTGCTTCACCATTTACGTATACGGCATTGAATTCATTCTCAACACCTGCAAGCGGATGGCTCTCAGCAAGGAAAGTAGGCTGTACGCTTACTTCAACTTGCTCATTCTCAAAGCTTGCAAAGCCGATCAGCTTCATTACATAGCCAAGCTTCTGGCCGTATTCAAGGTCGGAAAGTGCAATATTGGAGATGCCGCGAACTTCGACATCTTCCAGATCGAAGTCTGTAAGGAATGCAAGACGGGCAAGAATGACCATTTTACGTGCCGCATCCAGACCTTCTACATCTGAAGTCGGATCAGCTTCTGCAAAGCCGAGTTCCTGAGCCTGTTTCAATGCTGTATCGTACGGCATGCCTTCCTTATCCATCTTCGTCATGATATAGTTGGTTGTGCCGTTGACGATACCCATTACCTGATTGATACGGTCTGAAACAAGACCATCGGATAATGTACGTAGGAGCGGAATACCGCCGCCAACACTTGCTTCATAATAAAGATCGCAATTGTTCTTGCCGGCTGCATCTTCAAGTTCGGGGCCATGCAAGGCGATCAAGTCTTTGTTCGCAGTGATTACATGTTTTCCGTTTTCGAATGCTTTCAATATGTATTGGCGTGTTTCTTCAATACCGCCCATAACTTCGACGATGACATCGATATTAGGATCATCGATTACGTCTGTCGCAGAGGTTGTCAGAACAGCAGGGTCGATGTCTTTCTTGCGTGCCTTTTCAAGGTCGCGCACAAGAACACGTCCGACGCTTACACTGCACCCTAGCTGGTGCACAAGCTCTTCCTGGTGGTTGTTAATGATCTGGATAACCCCAGAACCAACAACTCCTAGGCCGAGCAGACCGACTGATATATTTTCTTTCACGTACGCCACCTCATTTTATAGTCCTTTTTGGAGCAAATCCGATAGAGGATTCGCTGATGCTTAATAGCCATTATAAACATGAATAGCCTGATATTTCAATAGTTTTCGGAAGTGATTGACTATTTGGTCAAATACACTGATGCAGTTTTCCCATTTTGTTGTTAATATGGAAGTATTATAGAAAGGATGTTGGAAAATGGTCAAAGTTGTTTTTGTCTGTTTGGGTAATATTTGCCGCTCGCCAATGGCAGAGGGGATTTTCCGTGATCTCGTAAAGAAAGAAGGATTGCAGGAGAAGATTTCTGTTGATTCTGCAGGAACTTCAGATTGGCATATCGGAGAGGAGCCGCATAAAGGAACACTCGGTATTTTTGAGAAATACGGCATTTCCGGAGAAGGCTTGAAAGCACGTCAATATGTACAAGAGGATTTGGAGAACTTCGATTATATTATCGCAATGGACACATCTAATATTGAGAACATGGAAGCGATCCAAGGCAGCAAATCTGAGAAGTTGATCCGCTTGCTTGATCTGCTGGAAGAAGAGAATAAAGACGTACCGGATCCTTACTTTACAGGTGATTTTGAGGAAACGTATCGACTTGTTACTGCAGGGTGCAGAGAATTATTGAATAAGATTAAAAGAGAGAACAACCTCAATTAAAGACAGATGCAGCAAAACCAGGGGGAGGCATTGCAATGCAGCAGTGGCATGAGTTGATTGCCCAGTATGGCTATATTTCCATCATTTTCATTCTAGGCATTGGGATTGTCGGCTTGCCAGTTCCTGACGAAGTGCTTTTAACGTATTTAGGCTATTTGACATCAGATGGGGATATGTATTTTATCCCTGCTTTTCTTTGTTCTTTAGCAGGAGCAATCTGTGGAATTTCAATTAGCTATATTCTTGGAAGCAAGCTTGGCGAACCGTTTCTGAAGAAGTACGGACCGAAGTTATTTATAAAGGAAGAGACTGTTCGGAAAACGCGTAAATTGTTTGGCAAATATGGTGCTTTTGTTCTTATATTTTGCTATTTTATCCCAGGTGTACGCCATGTAGCTGCCTATGTTGCCGGAGTCACTTCTTATTCGTATAAAAGATTTGCTGCAGTTGCCTATTTTGGTGCCGTTGCGTGGGTGACAGCATTTCTAGTGCTTGGCAATCGCCTTGGAAGCCACTGGAACTTGATTGCCCGACATCTGCATCAGTATATGTGGGGAATGTTGCTGCTTGGGGTGATCAGTATAGGCCTCGTTTTTCTATTTAAAAAGGCCGCCCTGTATAGACGAAAGCAGACATAGCTGTTAATTGCCATGTCTGCCGATAATTTGTCCCATACATATTTCTTGAAGGGGATGAATTTCCGGGATGAATCGGCTCTCTTTATCGAAGAAGAGGATGACAGTGGAACCGAAGGAAAAATAACCGGCTTCATCTCCTTTATTAAATTTGGAATTGCTGTTTGTTAGAACGATGCTGTTAATATTCAGAGCACCTACTTTGACGAGCGCGGTTCGGCCAAAGGATGAAACAAGTTCGGTGATGATTCGGTAATTTGTCGAAAAAGGCTTGTCTCCAAATTTTTCGCCAAGAGCATTTACTGGATAAGACTGCTCTCCAATCGCCCAGCGCTTACAGACTTCTCCGTTCACAGGATAATGAATTCTGTGGTAATGGGAAGGTGATAGATAGATTACAATGTAGTCTCCGCCTCTGAAACGGTTTGCAGTCTTATCGTCGCCAAGTAATTCATCGAGTTTGTATAATTGCTCTTTAATGTAGAAGTTATGATTCATATTCACTTTTCCGAATGTCTGTATGACACCGTCGACAGGTGAGATAATCGTATCAGGCTGATCGTCAATAGGGCGTGCCCCTTCGATGAGTCTGCGTGTGAATAGATCGTGTATAGACTGGTAGGATTTTATAGGTCTCTCCATTTCATTCTCATTAAGGCGAAACACTCTTGCAAACGGACGTACGAGTGGTTTACTCACTGGTGATTTTGAAAAATTGCGAAGAAGGCTAGAAGCCATTGGATTGCCAGTTAATTCGACAAATTTCTTAAAAAAAGATTTCATCATGATTGAAACACAGCCTTTTCTCATGGGATTGTCGAGTGATAGAATCTATGAAGGGAGTGGTTGGATGTTTTTAACGAGACTATTTGATTATACAAGACTGAAAGCGCATCTGGCGAACGGAATTACTTTAATGAACTTAAGTTGTGGCGTCATTTCAATCATGTTCATTATTAGAGGGGCGGCACATCTCGGTGTATTATTCATCATGCTTGCTGCCATCTTTGACCGCTTTGATGGAAAAGTGGCTCGCAAATATAATATAGAATCGGATTTTGGCAAGGAACTTGATTCATTATGTGATCTTGTATCATTTGGTGTTGCGCCTGCTATGCTCATTTACCAGGCTTCCTTAAGTTCAATGCCACATGTCGGTTTTACATTGACTGTTCTCTTTATCGTTTGTGGATCGGTTCGACTTGCCAGATACAATATTAAGGAATTTGATGGCGTCTTTTACGGGGTGCCAATCACTGCTGCCGGATTTATCATGGCGCTCGCGTTTTTCCTTGTACCATTTGTACCGACACTATTCTTTGTTTTGTTAGAGTCTGTGTTGACAGTTTCTATGATCAGCAATATCCGCATTGCTAAAATGTGAGAAAAGGCATCTCCTTCTGCTTAAGTGCAGAGGGAGATGCCTTTTCTCATACAATTGATGATGCAGCTGCTTTGCTTCTTTTCATTGAAACAAAAGCGCAAATCAGTGCAATAATTGCCAGACAGCCTCCAGCGAGAGGAGCTTGAATAAGTGCTGCTTCTTTAACAACAATACTACCGACAAAAGAACCAAAAGCTATTCCAAAATGCAAAGCTGAATTATTTAGACTTTGCTGAATCGCTGCTGTTTCCGGTGAGGCCTCAATCAAATAACTTTGCACAGCTGGCGTAATGGACCAGCTCATCATGCCCCAAATGATAAGGATCATCATGAAGGCAGGTATTGAAGTAAATGTCATAGGCAGCAGGAAAAGCGCACTGGTAAAAATGACAATGACAGTGAGTATGATTTTTCGTGAGCCGAAGCGGTCTGTCATTAAACCGCTCAAGCCTCCTCCTGAGACAGCAGCCACCCCGAATACGAAGTAAACAATACTTGTCCAGGTGCCATTAAAGTGCAAGTATGTTTTGACAAGCGGTGTGAGATAAGCATAGACTGCCAAATGCCCTGATAAATAGAAAAACATAGCGAGCTGAATGAAGAAGATCGGTCGGTTACGTAATGTCTGCAACTGTTCACGTAAAGGCACAGCGGGTGTTGGTGCAATTTTTCTAAGTGTGAGATAGACGCCGACCATTACAATTGCAGTTAGCAGCGCAATCATGATAAATGGTGCTCTCCAGCCGAATGAATTCCCAATCAGCAAGCCAATCGGAACACCAAGAACGAGAGAAGCGCTTGTACCCATTATGACAAGTCCAATGGCGCGCCCGGTATATTTCTTATCCACTACAGCAGGTGCTAGAACCATGCAAAGTACAGCTAGAAGTGCACCTGAAAGGGCTGATATGATACGAGCGATAAAGAGCATTGTGAAGTTCTCACTTGCAACAGCGATAAGGTTACTAATAAGGAATAGAGAAAGCGCTCCAAGCATGAGCCGTTTTCGTTCAATTCGCGCTGTAAAGAGCATGAGAAGAGGAGCCCCAATAGCGAAAACAAGTGAAAAAACAGTAATTAGCAGGCCGGCCTTGCTGATGGATACTTCCAAATCGATGGCGATCAGATCAAGAATTCCTCCGATGATCAATTCCGCCATCCCCACTACGAAAGAAACTATTGTAAGCAGATAAACCTGTTTATTCATTAGAAAATCCTCTCGAAATCATATGTACACTGTATAAATATATATTAATGTTGAACAGTGTTCAAGGTTATTAATGCTAAGTTATTCCAATTTTAATAAATAGTTTTTTAACTCACCTTTTGTTTGGTTAATTTCCAATCTTAATAAGAATAATGATTGCTCTTACTTGAATAGGGTGAATTTCCCAGAGTGAATTATAGAGTTAATTGTGAGACAGTGTCTAAACTTTCCTTATGAATTCACTTGTTTAATTGTAAACATGTTGCAGATTATTCCTGCAAGCTTTTGCCTGTCTATTTTGATATACTTGTCTCAAGGATATTGACCTCAGTCAAAAGAGGAGGAAACACGTGTGACGGACAGCAAGCTGTTGGAAAAACAGGCAATGGAAGTACTTAAGGAAACAAGCCGGACATTTTTTATACCGATTAAATTATTGCATAAGCCACTCCGCCTCACAGTCGGTTCAGCGTACTTATGCATGCGAGCAATAGATGAAATAGAAGACGATGAAAAGTTATCCAACGATATCAAAGAACAGCTGTTGATGGAGACAGCGCAACTCTTAAAAGAGCCTTTTGACAGCAAGGCATATAATGCATTATTGGAACCATACGCAGCAGGGCTGCCGGAAGTGACATTGCGTCTAGGTGACTGGATTGAAGTCTGTCCAGCAGAAATCCGTGCTAAAGTATTGGCGGCGACAAGTGAAATGGCTCAAGGCATGGCAAAGTGGTCGAGGAAAAATTGGTCTGTTCATACGGAAGCGGATCTTGATGACTATACGTATTATGTTGCGGGGCTCGTAGGTGTCATGCTTTCTGATATTTGGAATTGGCATGATGGAACTAAGACTGATCGTGATCAAGCAATTGCATTCGGCCGTGGTCTGCAGGCGGTTAATATACTGCGCAACAAAGATGAAGATATGGCAGAGCGGGGTGTAGGCTTTTTCCCAGATGGATGGGGAAGACAGGAGATGTTCGCATATGCTGAAAAGAATCTTGATATGGCAGAGCTGTACATCGCAGATATTGGAAACC is a window from the Aciduricibacillus chroicocephali genome containing:
- the thrB gene encoding homoserine kinase is translated as MKPFMIKVPASSANIGPGFDSVGIALERYLTLTVTPGEDWEFKHRSPLLPEVPNHEEHFIFKIASKIAAKHGKELSSASISVDTEIPLARGMGSSASAIIAGIELANRLAELDLTAEQKLRHAVQIEGHPDNVAPALFGGFITAVQFEQELDYLILPELDVDLIVYIPDFELKTEDARRVLPDAYPRAVATRASAISSMMIAAFMKGDYNLAGRMMERDLFHETYRARLIPRYDEIKPEARELGAYATVISGAGPTTISFAPSGKGEEIARRMQSLLPDYEIAALRIDTEGLQVSDLD
- the thrC gene encoding threonine synthase — encoded protein: MNWTGLINHFEEYLPVTSKTPRLTLHEGNTPLIHFPHLSEELGIELYGKVEGANPTGSFKDRGMVMAVAKAKEDGSSTVICASTGNTSAAAAAYAAKAGMNAIIVIPKGKVALGKLAQAIMLGAEIVEIDGNFDDALRIVKNVSEKLPITLVNSVNPYRLEGQKTAAFEIIEQLGGKAPDYLCIPVGNAGNISAYWKGFKEFNDAKQTGLPKMFGFEAEGAAAIVQDRIIAEPETVATAIRIGNPASWKLAVAARDESNGRIGSVSDDEILAAHKLLPAREGIFAEPGSCASIAGVIQQVKEGTIAKGSKVVAVLTGNGLKDPETAVNHLKVDPVSLPNDEKIISDYIEKAVTAARP
- a CDS encoding homoserine dehydrogenase, yielding MKENISVGLLGLGVVGSGVIQIINNHQEELVHQLGCSVSVGRVLVRDLEKARKKDIDPAVLTTSATDVIDDPNIDVIVEVMGGIEETRQYILKAFENGKHVITANKDLIALHGPELEDAAGKNNCDLYYEASVGGGIPLLRTLSDGLVSDRINQVMGIVNGTTNYIMTKMDKEGMPYDTALKQAQELGFAEADPTSDVEGLDAARKMVILARLAFLTDFDLEDVEVRGISNIALSDLEYGQKLGYVMKLIGFASFENEQVEVSVQPTFLAESHPLAGVENEFNAVYVNGEAVGETMFYGPGAGSLPTATAVMSDVVAVIKNMRLGVNGRRFIKPRFKKQLTPPTHSYSQYYVRLHVKDEVGAFANISQLFNEIGISFEKILQTPRKQQQELAEIILVTHKTSLDKFQKALGELENLNVVETVKSYYRVEGEIAQ
- a CDS encoding low molecular weight protein-tyrosine-phosphatase, coding for MVKVVFVCLGNICRSPMAEGIFRDLVKKEGLQEKISVDSAGTSDWHIGEEPHKGTLGIFEKYGISGEGLKARQYVQEDLENFDYIIAMDTSNIENMEAIQGSKSEKLIRLLDLLEEENKDVPDPYFTGDFEETYRLVTAGCRELLNKIKRENNLN
- a CDS encoding DedA family protein, whose amino-acid sequence is MQQWHELIAQYGYISIIFILGIGIVGLPVPDEVLLTYLGYLTSDGDMYFIPAFLCSLAGAICGISISYILGSKLGEPFLKKYGPKLFIKEETVRKTRKLFGKYGAFVLIFCYFIPGVRHVAAYVAGVTSYSYKRFAAVAYFGAVAWVTAFLVLGNRLGSHWNLIARHLHQYMWGMLLLGVISIGLVFLFKKAALYRRKQT
- a CDS encoding phosphatidylserine decarboxylase; protein product: MMKSFFKKFVELTGNPMASSLLRNFSKSPVSKPLVRPFARVFRLNENEMERPIKSYQSIHDLFTRRLIEGARPIDDQPDTIISPVDGVIQTFGKVNMNHNFYIKEQLYKLDELLGDDKTANRFRGGDYIVIYLSPSHYHRIHYPVNGEVCKRWAIGEQSYPVNALGEKFGDKPFSTNYRIITELVSSFGRTALVKVGALNINSIVLTNSNSKFNKGDEAGYFSFGSTVILFFDKESRFIPEIHPLQEICMGQIIGRHGN
- the pssA gene encoding CDP-diacylglycerol--serine O-phosphatidyltransferase — its product is MIETQPFLMGLSSDRIYEGSGWMFLTRLFDYTRLKAHLANGITLMNLSCGVISIMFIIRGAAHLGVLFIMLAAIFDRFDGKVARKYNIESDFGKELDSLCDLVSFGVAPAMLIYQASLSSMPHVGFTLTVLFIVCGSVRLARYNIKEFDGVFYGVPITAAGFIMALAFFLVPFVPTLFFVLLESVLTVSMISNIRIAKM
- a CDS encoding MFS transporter; this translates as MNKQVYLLTIVSFVVGMAELIIGGILDLIAIDLEVSISKAGLLITVFSLVFAIGAPLLMLFTARIERKRLMLGALSLFLISNLIAVASENFTMLFIARIISALSGALLAVLCMVLAPAVVDKKYTGRAIGLVIMGTSASLVLGVPIGLLIGNSFGWRAPFIMIALLTAIVMVGVYLTLRKIAPTPAVPLREQLQTLRNRPIFFIQLAMFFYLSGHLAVYAYLTPLVKTYLHFNGTWTSIVYFVFGVAAVSGGGLSGLMTDRFGSRKIILTVIVIFTSALFLLPMTFTSIPAFMMILIIWGMMSWSITPAVQSYLIEASPETAAIQQSLNNSALHFGIAFGSFVGSIVVKEAALIQAPLAGGCLAIIALICAFVSMKRSKAAASSIV
- a CDS encoding phytoene/squalene synthase family protein, whose protein sequence is MTDSKLLEKQAMEVLKETSRTFFIPIKLLHKPLRLTVGSAYLCMRAIDEIEDDEKLSNDIKEQLLMETAQLLKEPFDSKAYNALLEPYAAGLPEVTLRLGDWIEVCPAEIRAKVLAATSEMAQGMAKWSRKNWSVHTEADLDDYTYYVAGLVGVMLSDIWNWHDGTKTDRDQAIAFGRGLQAVNILRNKDEDMAERGVGFFPDGWGRQEMFAYAEKNLDMAELYIADIGNRNIRHFCKIPLSLARRTLKALKRGEEKMSRREVEEAVEEVLHEQ